Genomic window (Vampirovibrionales bacterium):
AGGGCGCGTATCCCCCGTTATTTGGCCAGAGGGTGGCGGCGTAAAGGTCCACCCAGGCTGAGCGCCATTGGCTCCGCCGATTTTAGTCCAGACCTCGGGCTGGTGCGCAAGGTCATGTCGGCTTTTCAGCGTTTCGGCAGAATATCGGTGTAACGGTATGGCGTTGGCGCTCAAATGGAGTTGCTTTTGGGCGCAATGGGAGTGATGAATAGTCTCGTGTTGAGTTTACGCGAGGAGATTTGAGTATGTCGAAGCCGTTGGAGCATCTGGGGTATTGGGAGGCGGCGATGCGTTGTGGATTGATGGGGGGGCGTCCTTTCAGCGAGGGTTCGATTAAGAACTACGTGTTGTATGCGCGCTGGTATTTAAATGCCTACGAAGAACTGGATCTGGCGCACGTGAAAACGGTGATGCTCACGGCGCCTGTGGGGCAGTTTGCCAAGCGTCTTAAAATTTACGAGTCTTTGCGTTGTCTGGGTAAATATCTGATCGAGCAGGGAGAATTGGATGCAGAATTTTTGAAGCAGATGGGCAAATACAAACCCCGTCGCTATTTGCCCCCGCGCAAGCTGACGGTGGATGAATCCGGGATTGAGCGGCTTCTGACGTTTTGCGACAAGCCGCTGGATCGTATCATTGTGGAACTGTTGTCGCAGACGGGAGGATATTCATGTGGAAAAGGGCTATTTAATCGTCCGGCTGGCGAAGTGGGGAAAAACGCGTCGGGTGGGGAAAATTCCTCAAATCCAGTACCTTGTTGTATACGGCCTCAGGAGCGTCTCGTTCTCCCCTCACGGTTAACAAAAGATTCGGGTGTTTCGGATGTTCTTGGTTTGGGCGCAGGCGCACGCCTATTTAAGCGACTTGCCGCTGCCAAAATCAGTGCCTCTGGGACGGCGCTTAAAATAGCCCGGTCGTAGAGTTGTCATGAAACGAAATCTGTCCCAGCGGACGTTTAAGCTGTTCAACCGCGCCTTGCAAGGCGTCGGGTCCGTCGTCCTTTCCCGTGGGGAACAGCGTCATCTGCTGCCAGAAGCGCGGTGAAAGCGACTCTGTAAAGAGTAAATGGCCATTGGCGATCAGGGGTTCGAGCGACGAGACGCGCTTGATTTTGTTGCTTTGCTGAGAGATGCCTATTACCCGCAGGTTGACGCCGGCGGCGATAATGGCTTCTTGATAGAGGGTCTTGAGGAGTCCCTGAAAACAATTCGTTTCCAGATACAGCGTTTCAAACCCATATTTTTTCTGGAGCAGGAGCGCCTGCTCAATTTGTTGCGAAGGAGGAACCCGCTCCACAATGGCGTCCAGGCAGTACACATATCCCTGTCGATCCTTGAGCGCCACAACCAGAGCGGCGTCATCGCCGTCGGTACTGTCGGCCAGGGCAGGGTCGTGAAACGCAACGATTCGCAGAATATCGGCAAGTTGGCGTCGCAGTCGCATGTATAATAATGGATGTTAAGCTCTAAATTGTGTGAAGAATAGCGCATGTTGAAAAAATTTCTAAAATGGATACCCATTCTTCTTGGCGTGAGTGCTGTTATCATTGCTACGAGTACTTGGTGGGTGATTCATTATCACCCGTACTGGAATATCCTGTCCAAGCCTTTAACGGCTCGAGAGGCAAAAGAAACCGCATATTTTGCGGTTAAGAACTATTGTGAGAATGCCTCAAGTCGTTTAAAGCCTTGTGATTTCGAGTCGGTTCATACTAGAGCCCAAGGAGTATCGTCTTGAATCTGCTTATCAATACTTCGTTTTCTGGTCTAAGCGTCATGAGCCCTTGGCAGTCTGGGTGGCGTTTTCCACAGGTGAGTATGAGCACTGGGATCCTCTTCGATCCCTTATTGTGATAAAAATGATGGATGAAGTGGTAAAGCGTCTTGCGATCCCCTTCAGAATCAGTCGAACTGGAATCGGTAAAAAATGAGTGTTGGATTTCAAATGTCGGGGATTATAAAATTTTTTGCCAAAAAGATGCTTTCTGGCAAAAGCCTAGATATAAAAATATTTAGAGTATTAACAGGGCTTCTTCTTTTATACCCTTTGTATTATATTTTGATTTTCCTGTTAAGGATAGTCACAAATACAGACTCAATGTTTTCTTGGTTCTCTTATATAATTGTGAGTGGCATTTTCTTTTTGAGTGTCGCGCTGCTGGTTGCTACAAAATTCTGCAGCAGGAGAAGAAAATACATCTTTTTTGTTTTTTTAGTCTGGTTTCCAATTTTGCCTGCAATTCTTTTTTTTGAAATGATTGTTAGGATTAAATGGTCTTTTTAAGATAGGTCATTTGTGGCGGGTCTTATTCGCTAGCTATCCTGAATCCATAAGTAGCTTAAGTTATAAGGCTGAAGCTCCTTAAATAATCGGTACGCCTTGCCTGTTTCAATTTCTTGAATGACAACATATTCGCCTCGTTCTGAGTCGTCTTCCGGGCTTTCATATTTCAAAGGGTATACTAAATAACGACTATCTGGCGACCAGCTAATCCCTTTAATATAGGTGATTTCATCAATATCATGCTGAAGGTCTTTCACCAGGAGTTGGTAGCGATTCGTTTTGAGGTTATAAATAATCTCTTGTCCTGGGAGGGCGAAGCGTTTAAGGCTGGGAGGAGAAGGAAGCTTTTCCCCGATCCTGTACCCCAAAATGATCTGATACTGCTGGTTTGGACTTATAAGAGGATTCTTAGGAGAGGAGGCGTTATATTCTTGGATCTGGGGCGT
Coding sequences:
- the terL gene encoding phage terminase large subunit, which codes for MRLRRQLADILRIVAFHDPALADSTDGDDAALVVALKDRQGYVYCLDAIVERVPPSQQIEQALLLQKKYGFETLYLETNCFQGLLKTLYQEAIIAAGVNLRVIGISQQSNKIKRVSSLEPLIANGHLLFTESLSPRFWQQMTLFPTGKDDGPDALQGAVEQLKRPLGQISFHDNSTTGLF